The window ATTATTGTTGTTGGTTAAATTGCTTAGGTGTTTTTGGAAGTGGTGTGAATGGTCCAGGTTGGGGTTCCATTCCTTAACATTGAGAACAGAAGCCCATTGCAATGGAGTTAAAACTCCAAACCAAAACCGTAAATGTACattgcaaaaataaatggaGAGCCCTCTTGAGTCGAGTTGTTTAATGCAACAAATAAATGGAGAGAGTCCTCTTGAGTCATCTTGCACATTAGACAACTTGGATTTAAGAAGCAAAACTAAAGTAAGGACAATGGAATTGCATAAACGCCAAACTAAAATCTGAACTTTCAATTGCAAGGGAAGAGTACGTTTTGGAAAACCCCAGCCACAAGAGAAGTTGGATTAGAAATGAAATGCCAACCTTGTTTTCCAATCAAAGCCTTGAGAGACTCATTAAGTACATAGGCAAATATTTCACCattaattttaaaagaaaatctTTCCCCACTCGAAAGTTCCTCCTGCTTGTCCCAGGACTACATTTTCTAACTATCCTCATCTTTAAGATATTTGGACACTAACACTTTTATTTCTGCCAAGTAATGAAGGTAATCCAAGCTGTTCGAAAACTTGTAGAAAGTTACAACATTGAACATGCAAAAGGCCATACGCAGATTCATAAGAATGCATATAGACTAGATAGGTGtcaaagattaatataagatatatgattggaccttaactattagttcgagcttttagttcaatcggtttcaTGACACTAGGTATTATGAAGAAGATGTTGCAACATTAAGGAGAATGGACAAATAGGGGAATGAGGGACATCCTTGCCTTAAACTCGAGATGGGCTGAAAGGATCGAGTTCTTTTTCGATGCTCAACactgaaaatgaaaaagagacAAATTCCACACGCTCCATAATCAAGTGAATACAATGTAGATCAAACCCAAATGGTGCATCATACCTCTCAAGAAGTATAACTCTACACGATAATATGCCTTCATAATATCAAAGTGTAAGTGCGGACAATTTTTTCAATTATGGGGCAAGTGTTGAATTGTAATGCTTACCTGGAGTCTCAAGTCAGTATAAAGACTATTATAGGGGTGTGACTGGTCACCATCATTGAGACAGCGAACCCCTATTTACCGCGCTTCTTAGTTTTAAGGTAGTGGGAAAGCTCAAAAGCCACAAGTATGTTGTCTGTTATCAATTGACCAGGAAATAAAGGCACTTTGCGACTATGAGATGGCGGAGTTTAGCACATGTTTAAGATGATTAGCAAGTGTCTTCGCCAAAATTTTATATTCGACATTACAAAGAGCAATTGGGGGAAAATCCTTTTCCATCTTAGGATTCAAAACTTAGACGAGTCTTGTTCTAAGATGCAGGCAGAGGAGGAGAGTTTAACACTTAGAGACACACAGTGGTCACTTGTTCATACTCAGAGACTGTCTTATAAGAGCAAAAGAAACATGAACAATACTCCTCATCACTCTAAACAATCATctaattacatataaaatttctaaaaagCAGTTAAAGCAATATAAAAAAACCAGTAAATGAGTTCAAGCTCAGCCATTAATACAACAACCAGAGGTTAAGTTAACAAACCAACTCTCATtatttttataactatattatctGAAACTTACAAGTTCTAAtacattatataatatatttcacAGGCTCACCAGGTTCAAACAACAGCATCAGCTGCAGAAGGGACTTGCTTCAGAATAAAAACAGGATCTCCCACATTAACTATGTTCCCTCCTTCACTATTATCATCCTTCCAAACTAGATTCTGCCCAAAGTAGATCTGCACAAGCATTTCACAATTCACATGATTATTTTTTATCAACAAAAGAACATGGTTTCGGCTCTGGGGTACCACTCACCTTGCCTTGCTGTTTCTTGTTTGGACGCAATACTTTATCAGATCGGATTTCCATTAGAGTTTTATTCGGCTCTGATCCCTGTATCGCAGTATCTTGATCGATTGTAGGTATCTGCATGGAACAAGAAGCACAAGAGCGAATATTGGAAAATACAATCTTCGTTTCTAGTTTACAGGTTGTGAATGCCTAATCTTGCACACATCACCGCTTATGCTAGGAAAGAAGAAAAGTTGGAAAATGCCattagttattaaaggcgcaaggcACACTAAGGCGCTAAGGAGGTCCTGGAGCCTAGAGCGTGCCTGATGAACAGCAGGcacagaaaataaaaatgtatacAAAATCTAAATATCAATTTTTGATACTAATGTCACTAATACTAGTACTAGTTAAAGCATAACTCATGGTGAACCAAAAAACACATTTATAACCACATAAACAAGACAAACCACATGAAAACATATTATTAAACGTCAAAAACACCAAGTTAAATTCATAGAGACATTCTTAACCTAACTGATCCTAATAAACTATTAAGCATTCATTTTCAATCAAAAAGAGACATAAAAGAACTAATAATCATCATCCTCAAGATTAATATCGTGCTCTCCATTATCATTTTCATCTCCAGTTTCATGCCCATGCTAAATATGTATTCAGCATTTTGCAAATTGTTTGCTGTCTGCAGCTTATGCTAGGAAAGAAGAAAAATGGGGAAATACAGCTTCATACCTTACAGCGGGAACATAACCTGACACTTTGAAACATGGAGTTATTTATCCTAACTTCTGTCCACAAGTCCTCAGAAAATGGTTCACAACCATTAACAAGGATGCtgtaacatattaaaaaaaagagcATTCAGAAGATGAAACAATAGAAAGATGGAAAAGTAGTGCTACTGGAATACTACATAATCTTAATAGCATCTGCATATTAAGGGATGAGTAATATTTTGATGACTGATTTAATAACATATGTATGCTTTCAACTAAGAGAGTATATATGTCATCGGTGTATAAACATATACTTGGGTCTAAACCGGTTAATTGGAACTGGCTCCTTGAGAAGCTTATTTAGTGCATCCAATGATCCCTGCAAAAGAGGTAGATCCAGATCTAAGATTCATGTAAATGGAAGAAATCAAGTTATATTTATGTCATAACGTGACTAACTTGAGATATCAGCATGTACGGAAAGAGGTCAGCAAACATAACATTGTGCCCACGAGCATAATCAGGATCCACTGGCCTAGTTTCTGATGCTGCAGTAGTTAAAGTAATGAATATTTAGCTAAGCATTTACTGTCAAATTAAGGTTAATATATGACTAAGCAAATTATATAATAGCAACATGGCTGTGCTATTCAGTCTTCAACCATAACCAACCAagtattttctttttcccattACACCCTACCTAATGTGCTGTCAACCGGTTAGTTCAGTTCATGttcatacaacaacaacaaagccttagtcccgaaatgattcgggatcggctaacatgaaccatcatatgaaaccgtgcaatcaagtcgtgtcagcgatacAAATTCTCTCCATCCACTCTGTACTATCCATATTCTCCATCCACTCTGTACTATCCATATTCTCCTCAATCCCtgataaactcatatcactctcgatcaccctcctccaagtttgcttagatcTACCCCTAAGCCTCACCCCTACATCCCTATCCCTTTGCCACGtgggttttccctcattttattctcaatagatgcaacccctGCTTTTGTccaattatttcattactcaccctatcctttctcgtatgaccacacatccatctcaacggtgtttcactgcccaacactccggaCCATATAAATTAACCAAATTTGAATTAAACCTGTATTAAAACGCACTAGCCGACTGGGTTTCCCAATATAATCTGAAAACCATTTTGCTGCTTCAGCTCCCTCATCCAGGGCTGAGCCAGACCATTCCCATACTGAGACACCAGATGTTACTTCCTGTGGTTTTGTCAGTGGTATGTTCAGCACACCCATCCCTGGAGCCTTTATTACTGTGAGAGACAAATGAATTCATTGTGATTCCAAGGCTAAAAcacataaaaaaacataaacttCAAGAAAAATGCAACATTTCATTTCTAATTAAAtagaagataagaaaataatatataaaggaAAAAAGAGCATATAATATAATACAATAGAGTAAATATACCCATATAAGAGTTGCTAGAAGGTTCCCAAGTATCTGAGAAGGCTTCAAGTGGCAGTTCAACCTGAACCAAAGCAAGCTTTGGTTCAACTCTTTGAGTATAAGCTCTTCCTTTGTCGTTCACAACTAACCAATTACGATCCCACCGGAATCCTGTATATCCAAGCAAGCATAAAATATACAAATAAAacatagaaaataaataaaatctaGTTTGCACATAGCTAATATACCAGTAGCAGTAAGCGTAGCATGAGAAACAGAGATGGCACGGCATGACTTGATCGGATATATGAAGATAGATGATACTTTCGCAATTGCCTCCATCAATTTTCACTCTATTCTTCGCAAACGGTGTATCGTGATTCAAAGACAGAATTTGGATGAAGACCACTCATCAGACTGCCTTATATAGCCAAGAAGAATACAAAACCGACAACAAAGAAACCGGAAGCGGTGCCGTGTGCAACTTTTGCCGacggtattttagtaattttgtgattatgtttttttttttttctaaacagTAGAATGAAAAATGTTGATGTGGTACGTTGATTTTGGAATGACCGATCATAATTACTGActatacactttagtgtgaaGTTATCATACGTGTAAAATTGAAATTTGTATACTAAAGTTTGAAAATGGGTAAAAGTTGTAcatcacgtatgtaatttatctagaaaaataaataattatcgACCGGCAATAAGGCTAGACATAGTTCGGTCCAGTTCGGGGATTCAAgaatctccaggattggattgaacTTCGGGATTTCTAAAAATgaatctccaggattggattgaaaattCCGGTCTGGTCTAATGCGGAGATTCGGGgattcggttccggtccaatccaatacagttatttgacgagttaaataataaaatacatatacttttaccaaaaataaattaaaaatatactttacaagataataaatatataaaattcttaatcaaaataaataacataTGTTTACAATaccaaatattaatttcaacCTAAGTAAGTAATCGGTGAACGAAATTGCTAAAGAACAtaatctaaaatcaattgaCTTGAGTTCTAAAACCATTTGCTTTCTCCAAATGTTGTTTTACTACTAAAAGAACTCAACAATCCAATTGAAATAACAATCCAATTGAAATGCTGCAACTTCAGGATCTGAACTAATATTACAAAATCAAATAACAATCATTTAGTTAATATGTTATAAAACAAATTCATATTCATAAATATtcaaataagataaaaaaatatggaaTATTTTATAAGTAAATATTACCATATTCGATAGCTTCGAaatcttcaagttcttcttcataCTTGAAAGCTTGAATTGAAATTCGCAACCAATCTTGACAACAAATCAACACTGCAGCTATAGCAGGAGTTAAAGAATTCCTAAATTGATCCAAAGTTCTACCGCTCGTGCTAAATGTAGATTCTGAAGCCACAATTAAACattgaattgcaaaaacatcttttacgactttggataaagcaggGTACCTTACAGCATTAAACTTCCACCACAGTAGAAGATCAAAATCAACAATATATTTCTCTGGTAACTCATTCACATATCTTTCCCAATCTCTCTCGGTTAATACATCATCTTTATcaacatttaaaaaataatcatcaatctcatcattcaTCTCATCCTCCACTTCATCAAAAGATTGTGCTCCAAGTTTTAAATTTTCTTCTACATTTTTCACTTTATATATTCATCCAATAAGGTACTAATGATTTTTGTCAATGTTGCCACCGGCTCATTAATATCATTTTCACTATAAAACTTAATGTATTTAGCCATCAAATATCTCATCGTATACTTTAAATCTAAAACCATTGCTACAAAAAGCATCATATTCATTGTGTCAATAGAGCCccaatatttatcaaattttgcTCTCATTTGAGTCCCTATGTATTTCAAAGAAGGATTTCTACTATTTTGACATAGTGTAATATCTTTAGGAATTTTCATCACCTTAGAAAAATAAAGGCTGGAGATCGAGTAAGATGAAACACATAATTTACAAGTTGTGTCATAAAACCTTTTCAAAAACTTACAAAGATTCTTAATATTCAACCAATCACTCTCAACAAGGATATCATTCAGAAATTTCTCTACATATTCTTATTAAGGTATTCTAACTTGTCAAATGCTTTTTGATATCCCAATGCAACATCCAACATCAAATATGTGCTATTCCACCTAGTGGGGCAATCTAAACACAATGTTCTTGTATACTTAATACTTGATGACACATAACAACGTTTAAACAAAGCGAGTCTTTGTTGACTGTTTCGAATATATTTAACTACAACTCTAATTCTTTTGATTGATCCATCAACTAGTTGAAGACCATCTTTAACAATTAGGTTAAGAATGTGAGAGCAACACCTCATATGAAAAGAAACTACATCCAACACAAgtgcattcttttttattacttttttctTCAATTGTTCAACAACAACATCATTAGCTGAAGCATTGTCAATAGTTATGCACATAACCCTAGTCAGCCCCCACTCTTCCATGCAAGAACTAATAACATTAGCAAGATGAACTCCTTTATGACTTTCTACAACACagaaattcaaaattttcttTTGCACGCACCATTCACTATTAACAAAATGAGCAGTTAAACACATGTATGACAAATTCTGGAGTCTTGTCCAAATATCTGTAGTGAAAGACACTCTTTGACATTGAGAATTGATTAAagttttcaatttcattttctctatattgaaaagagaaaaacaatCTCTAGTAATGGTTCTCCTTGAAGGGATTTTGAATTCTAGAATAATATTAGTACAAAACTCCCTAAATCCACGTTTCTCAACTATCTTAAAAGGCAATTTATCTATCACAATCATTCTAACCAAATCTCTTCTACAAACTTCCTGATCAAAACGATGAAAATATACTTTTGCTTGCTCATTATCAATTGGCTTCTTAAAGACTAAAGTTGACTAAgttttatctttgtttttttgTGCTTTAACTAAATTTTGTTTATGTGGAAACTTTTTGCAAGATTCTCTTAAATGTTTCCACAAACCTGAAGTATCTTTCATGGTTTTTCCTTGATAATTCCCATTACACCAAATACATAAAAGTCTTCCAATTTCAACTCCTTTTGAATTAAGAATTTTCTTAAAGTTTTCCCAAACTTGAGATCTACACTTGCTATCTTTTTTAGACACGGATATATCACATGTTATTGCCGGAGGCGTAGAAGATCCAACAAGGTCACTTTGGATATTTGGCTCACTAGACATAACATTATATGTTGATGAACTATCACATGTTGATTTTCTCTTGCTACTCGTTGAAGACATTCTGTTTCattacaaaatagaataaataatTAGTATTAACATAAAATTTCCAGAACCTTTGTATAAACTG is drawn from Euphorbia lathyris chromosome 9, ddEupLath1.1, whole genome shotgun sequence and contains these coding sequences:
- the LOC136206116 gene encoding uncharacterized protein isoform X1, with amino-acid sequence MEAIAKVSSIFIYPIKSCRAISVSHATLTATGFRWDRNWLVVNDKGRAYTQRVEPKLALVQVELPLEAFSDTWEPSSNSYMVIKAPGMGVLNIPLTKPQEVTSGVSVWEWSGSALDEGAEAAKWFSDYIGKPSRLVRFNTASETRPVDPDYARGHNVMFADLFPYMLISQGSLDALNKLLKEPVPINRFRPNILVNGCEPFSEDLWTEVRINNSMFQSVRLCSRCKIPTIDQDTAIQGSEPNKTLMEIRSDKVLRPNKKQQGKIYFGQNLVWKDDNSEGGNIVNVGDPVFILKQVPSAADAVV
- the LOC136206116 gene encoding uncharacterized protein isoform X2, encoding MEAIAKVSSIFIYPIKSCRAISVSHATLTATGFRWDRNWLVVNDKGRAYTQRVEPKLALVQVELPLEAFSDTWEPSSNSYMASETRPVDPDYARGHNVMFADLFPYMLISQGSLDALNKLLKEPVPINRFRPNILVNGCEPFSEDLWTEVRINNSMFQSVRLCSRCKIPTIDQDTAIQGSEPNKTLMEIRSDKVLRPNKKQQGKIYFGQNLVWKDDNSEGGNIVNVGDPVFILKQVPSAADAVV